Proteins from a genomic interval of Centroberyx gerrardi isolate f3 chromosome 23, fCenGer3.hap1.cur.20231027, whole genome shotgun sequence:
- the snapc2 gene encoding snRNA-activating protein complex subunit 2 isoform X2 — MKPPPRTRSKPDRYLKTEQILQHPRKRVCTWQRHEQQKLLAALKKLYKTAGSKGDIDYAFLKKIVPKRSISEIHSVVEALKTKVITSVNHQLMRQRREERRIKKPIELWTDMASVVTGTLEEPISIAFSQLLIVSSSEPRSLRNSIPHQVQRPTADQQKLVGRTMPHPAAQALHARIGQTSEYARSDNPRKFGVKSIVDFEKIYRYLSVVHKENEECALTPMESAIVLDLLMSLPEELPLLDCNKLHSHMIQVYSCLSAPANSKMAREMLKDEKPEKEGKDQHHITPLHNRDSLQTQTESGQDTGPNPDPDRNRMDSTSQGNAAGGGADNSVAMDSAGKTDEPGDGQAESNNTSRQPGDWEKVGLCPLNPFMMPLKLLMRKQKITDWR, encoded by the exons ATGAAGCCGCCGCCTCGGACGCGATCCAAACCAGATCGCTACCTGAAAACTGAACAGATATTGCAGCACCCACGTAAACGCGTTTGTACTTGGCAACGACACGAGCAACAAAAACTCTTGGCTGCCCTGAAAAAGCTCTACAAAACCGCTGGATCCAAAGGCGACATCGATTATGCTTTCTTGAAAAAAATCGTGCCCAAGAGATCTATTTCAGAG ATCCACTCTGTGGTGGAAGCTCTGAAGACCAAGGTGATCACGTCAGTGAACCACCAGCTAATGAGgcagagacgagaggagaggagaatcaAAAAGCCCATTGAGCTATGGACAGACATGGCCTCTGTTGTCACTGGGACGCTGGAGGAACCCATCTCCATTGCTTTTTCTCAG cTGCTGATCGTCTCGTCGTCAGAGCCACGCAGCCTGAGGAACTCCATCCCTCATCAGGTCCAAAGACCGACCGCAGACCAACAGAAACTCGTTGGTCGCACCATGCCTCACCCGGCAGCCCAAG CCCTCCATGCCAGGATTGGCCAGACCAGCGAATATGCCAGAAGTGATAACCCCAGGAAATTTGGCGTCAAGTCCATTGTGGACTTTGAGAAGATCTATCGCTACCTGAGCGTTGTCCACAAGGAGAATGAAGAGTGTGCTCTCACTCCCATGG AGAGCGCTATAGTGTTGGACCTACTGATGTCTCTCCCCGAGGAGCTCCCCCTGCTGGACTGCAACAAACTGCACAGCCATATGATCCAG GTATACAGTTGTCTCTCAGCCCCCGCCAACTCCAAGATGGCAAGAGAAATGCTTAAAGATGAAAAGCCAGAGAAGGAAGGCAAAGATCAGCATCACATAACACCATTGCATAACAGAGACTCActtcaaacacagacagaaagtggCCAAGACACTGGTCCAAACCCAGACCCGGACAGGAACAGGATGGATTCCACCAGTCAAGGAAATGCTGCTGGGGGTGGAGCTGACAATAGTGTTGCCATGGACAGTGCAGGGAAAACAGATGAACCAGGTGACGGACAAGCTGAGAGCAATAACACATCCAGGCAACCTGGGGACTGGGAAAAGGTGGGACTGTGCCCCCTCAACCCTTTCATGATGCCACTGAAACTGCTGATGCGGAAACAGAA AATTACAGATTGGAGATGA
- the snapc2 gene encoding uncharacterized protein snapc2 isoform X1: MKPPPRTRSKPDRYLKTEQILQHPRKRVCTWQRHEQQKLLAALKKLYKTAGSKGDIDYAFLKKIVPKRSISEIHSVVEALKTKVITSVNHQLMRQRREERRIKKPIELWTDMASVVTGTLEEPISIAFSQLLIVSSSEPRSLRNSIPHQVQRPTADQQKLVGRTMPHPAAQGELPPISTSNTAPRLLILKTPTPTIGPARQLPASSQVVRVPTATISPPRQQSFTPVPGTSSAATSTSQSVATSRQSGTTEMVVAPAISPPQSATQTVTPISSNQAVDATQLPQSLRLTPISSATALVKVMSFGTPIIQTTSQTTEPLKVVRSLTATTTQPQPKAHTITVASLSSGLPSIGTDRPQPQQPPVDTSTVSSQPPSHTATPTPASPRVSPQQSSTTASATCLKFSSSIPVIPSSSSCIPANLSSISTISPPSVSSSTSSTVLHSNSYNPTTSTPVAALHARIGQTSEYARSDNPRKFGVKSIVDFEKIYRYLSVVHKENEECALTPMESAIVLDLLMSLPEELPLLDCNKLHSHMIQVYSCLSAPANSKMAREMLKDEKPEKEGKDQHHITPLHNRDSLQTQTESGQDTGPNPDPDRNRMDSTSQGNAAGGGADNSVAMDSAGKTDEPGDGQAESNNTSRQPGDWEKVGLCPLNPFMMPLKLLMRKQKITDWR, encoded by the exons ATGAAGCCGCCGCCTCGGACGCGATCCAAACCAGATCGCTACCTGAAAACTGAACAGATATTGCAGCACCCACGTAAACGCGTTTGTACTTGGCAACGACACGAGCAACAAAAACTCTTGGCTGCCCTGAAAAAGCTCTACAAAACCGCTGGATCCAAAGGCGACATCGATTATGCTTTCTTGAAAAAAATCGTGCCCAAGAGATCTATTTCAGAG ATCCACTCTGTGGTGGAAGCTCTGAAGACCAAGGTGATCACGTCAGTGAACCACCAGCTAATGAGgcagagacgagaggagaggagaatcaAAAAGCCCATTGAGCTATGGACAGACATGGCCTCTGTTGTCACTGGGACGCTGGAGGAACCCATCTCCATTGCTTTTTCTCAG cTGCTGATCGTCTCGTCGTCAGAGCCACGCAGCCTGAGGAACTCCATCCCTCATCAGGTCCAAAGACCGACCGCAGACCAACAGAAACTCGTTGGTCGCACCATGCCTCACCCGGCAGCCCAAG GTGAGCTTCCTCCCATCAGCACCAGCAATACAGCCCCTCGACTCCTGATACTCAAGACGCCCACCCCAACCATCGGCCCAGCCAGACAACTCCCAGCCTCATCCCAAGTAGTTAGAGTGCCCACCGCCACAATATCTCCACCCCGGCAACAATCTTTTACACCAGTGCCTGGGACCTCATCTGCTGCCACCTCCACATCTCAATCTGTCGCCACCTCCCGCCAATCAGGCACAACAGAGATGGTCGTAGCTCCGGCTATATCCCCACCCCAGTCCGCTACACAGACTGTGACACCAATCTCTTCAAACCAAGCTGTTGACGCCACACAGCTGCCACAGTCACTTAGACTCACACCCATTTCTAGTGCTACAGCATTAGTCAAAGTTATGAGCTTTGGCACTCCGATCATCCAGACTACTTCACAAACCACAGAGCCTCTAAAAGTGGTCAGATCGCTTACTGCTACCACAACACAACCTCAACCAAAGGCACATACAATTACTGTTGCATCATTGTCATCAGGGCTACCCTCCATTGGAACAGATAGGCCCCAGCCACAGCAACCTCCAGTGGATACATCCACTGTCTCTTCCCAACCTCCCAGCCATACTGCCACCCCGACTCCGGCCTCTCCTCGTGTGTCACCACAGCAAAGCTCTACCACCGCCTCTGCAACTTGTTTGAAATTCTCTTCATCCATCCCTGTCATaccctcctcatcttcctgcATCCCCGCCAATCTTTCCTCCATCTCCACCATTTCCccaccctctgtctcctcctccacttcatcCACTGTCTTGCACTCCAACTCTTACAACCCTACTACCTCCACCCCTGTTGCAGCCCTCCATGCCAGGATTGGCCAGACCAGCGAATATGCCAGAAGTGATAACCCCAGGAAATTTGGCGTCAAGTCCATTGTGGACTTTGAGAAGATCTATCGCTACCTGAGCGTTGTCCACAAGGAGAATGAAGAGTGTGCTCTCACTCCCATGG AGAGCGCTATAGTGTTGGACCTACTGATGTCTCTCCCCGAGGAGCTCCCCCTGCTGGACTGCAACAAACTGCACAGCCATATGATCCAG GTATACAGTTGTCTCTCAGCCCCCGCCAACTCCAAGATGGCAAGAGAAATGCTTAAAGATGAAAAGCCAGAGAAGGAAGGCAAAGATCAGCATCACATAACACCATTGCATAACAGAGACTCActtcaaacacagacagaaagtggCCAAGACACTGGTCCAAACCCAGACCCGGACAGGAACAGGATGGATTCCACCAGTCAAGGAAATGCTGCTGGGGGTGGAGCTGACAATAGTGTTGCCATGGACAGTGCAGGGAAAACAGATGAACCAGGTGACGGACAAGCTGAGAGCAATAACACATCCAGGCAACCTGGGGACTGGGAAAAGGTGGGACTGTGCCCCCTCAACCCTTTCATGATGCCACTGAAACTGCTGATGCGGAAACAGAA AATTACAGATTGGAGATGA